Within Triticum dicoccoides isolate Atlit2015 ecotype Zavitan chromosome 1B, WEW_v2.0, whole genome shotgun sequence, the genomic segment TTACAGGGTATTGGAGCAAAACATTTTGAGTCTGAGTTTGCACGGCAAAATCTCCTACAAAACGCAGGGCGCCCAGGCGGTGATTCGGACTGCACTTAGTACAGGTCGGTGACCTATCAATATCTGCGGCAAGCTGGAGTAGCTACGTCGGCAACATGACTTGGTGGAAAGGCATCACAACCAGCATGCATATCGTTGAATTCTCCGAAGCTATTCAGGTATCACCATTCACCAACATGACTTGGTGCAATATGACTCTAGATGAGCAAGAGAGATGTGTATGCCGGTACTGCACACAGACGCTCTGTACCGCTCAAATTCTTGATGCATCCTATTCCCTACTGATCTTGTTGGGTGCTGGCTCTGTTATTCTACCTCCTGACCGGCGACTAGATCCTTTCCCATTGTTATCCTCTCAGCTGAAGTTTTCTTGTGTGCCGTCGAGCATGAAAGCATGCAATGTATTTATGCACTGGGTGTAGATGGATGGAGGGACACCAACTTTACTAATGCCTCCGTAGCCACATGTATTGTTATTTAGGTCGTGAGTACAACCGACATTTAATAGAAAGTTGCAGTTGTGATGACAAGAGATTGACAAATGCACGTGAGAGTATTGGCTTCATAAATATGGAATGCCAGGATCCCAACGATTTTCTTAAACATTTTACATATAAAATATGCCGAATATCTAGACAAGTCACCTCATGTGCCTACTGCTCGTTTATAAATATCTGGCAAACAATTCCAAATTGGCCTAGCAGTATTGTATTTAGTCTAGGAAATATAAGCTTGTCACTTGACATGCCGCTTCTAGTCGGAGAAGTAGACTGGTCACGGATTTTTGCATGACGAGATCTCTTGGAAATGAGATGCATCGAGGATTTGACTTTAAGTTACTGGATGTATGGGATTTCAGCGTTGTCCCAGAGCCAGCTGTGCCTGATTTTGGCGTGTACGTGAGGGTTGGCGCTATGCACGTCCAAGCGCTTAAGCACTTtgtcttggtttgttccgtttgtCATGTTACATGAACCTTTAGAATATAGCCTAGATGGGCAAAACGTTCCCTCATACTGGCAGTAATCTACTAAGTTAATAAGCTCCCTAGAAATTGTGGTGGCTTCAGGCTCTGGGGTTGTTTGCAGGGCCCGTTTGTAAGAGTGTGCTTCATTGCTTGAGAGGTTACGGACCTACTTGCAGGTAATCGTGGTGTTTGTGTAGAACTCATGTGAACATCATCAGTATACATGAACACTACTACATGTAACAACATCACAACGACCCACTCATGTGAATATCATCAGTATACATGAACACTACTACGTGTAACAACCTCACAAAAGAAAGAAACCACACCTAGTACAATCCAGAGTAAGAGAAATCGCCTGGCCATATCTCCAGCCAAGAAGGCAAGGAAAACAGGGCATATAGCAAACAGGCCGCGTCATGCATTACCGTTGCAAGCCACATCCAAATCACACCAACGACTACAGAACTGACTCGATCAAGGTACCTCCCCACACATAGCGCCTAGAAGATCGACAAGTAGGTGGTAAGATCTTGCCGGACCTAAGGAATAAGATGCACAAGAGGCGCTGACGATGGTTTACATTGCTCCCCGGAGGCCCATGTCTTCAGAGGCAACCCAATCAAGAGCCGGGCGCCCCAAAATCCAGCATCGAGAACTCCGTGAACAGCCAAAGCGCCTTCATGAAGGGAATGACGTTGTGACGTTACTGCCATCTATTCCAGTGAACGGAAACAAGGATTTCCCCCGACTCTCGAGGAGGCACATGATCAGGGCCATGACCGCGCCCCCAAAGGAGATTTCGCCCTGACTCGTGACCGGATTCCAAACCACCGGAGCCGAGATGGAGAAGCAGGTTGTCGGCTGAGTCCACCACTACAGGAATGAGAGCCACGCTCATTGACGATGAAAAGGTGACACCGGACGCTGTCGGCCTCTCCGCAACCAACAATGACTACGACCGACCGGCCTCGACGCACCAAAGCGAAGACCAGTCGGACTGCCCCGTAGAGCCGGCGCCCTGGGATCCAGGATCAACCCACCAGGTTCCCACCATCGTGCGCGCCGATTGCCGGACTGATCCGCCGCTCTGGGATCTAGGATAAACCCACCATGTTCCCAACGGCGTGCGCACCGATCGCCGGACTGAGCCGACCCAGACACCGTTGGCACCACATCTGGGCCTCGCTCAGACCCTCCACGCCCAACGCACCTTCACTCCCCAACTTTACCGGTGGAGAGAGCCAGCCTAACCAGCGCCGCCCTGGGCCGCCGGCTGGTGCTCGAGCCGACACAGCCAGCAACATAACGAATCATGCCAGTGGAACCCCTGATCCGCCGGCACCGGTCTCCACGACCTTCCCACCCTGCCTCCCAGCAGTGGTGGCATGGTCACCGCCAGCACCCAGACTCCGCCAACACGCGTGGTGCCTAGGGGCATTTTCGTGCATCAGGCGAAGGCCACCTCGTGGAGGAAGGATGTGGGCCCTCCACCATCGTCCGCCGTACGAGCTTCGCTCGTCGGCTTCCTCTAGTGGCGATGAGGAAAGAAAGAGTAAGGGAGATCGGAGGCGGCGACGGCTAGGGTTCGGCTGAGCCGCCCCTTGGAGGTAGCATGAGCAAAACTGTTTGGAGGGGTATAGATTTGGTATTGCATGACTTAGCTCTTTCTTGgggtatcttgtgtgtgtgtgtgtgttcctgtTGGTTGTGTGTATCTTAAGTATGCATAGCCTAGCGTGGTTCATTACAATTTTAGCCCTCAATATTATATCTCCCCTAATAATAAAGTAGCTATTGCTTCTGGTGGTATGTTACATAATTTTCCGCTAAACTTGCTAAATATTACCCATCAATGCCACCTATAAGTAGGAAAACCGATTCAGTTTTTTTTTCACAAGTCACGGCAGTGGTCTCTGTCTTTATAAAAGGAGATGTCTCAAAAGTACCATAAGACTTGCGTAGTTCATTGGCTGGACCGTCGGTTTTCTATCCCAAAGACGTGGGTTCGAGCCTGGGCTCTTTCATCTTTTTTCCCCTTTTCTTGTTTAATTTTTCTTCTTTCTGATAGATTAAAATGGTCTTCAAAATGTGTACAAATTTTAAATATACATACAGACTACCTGAAAAATCCTTTCGTTGGCCTAATTTTTTATGTCTGGCAGATTAAAATGGTCTTCAAAATATTTATCTATCAAACACTTACTCAAAATATAACATGTTATAtattgaaaaaaaatgaaaatgtgTATAAATTTTAAATATACATACATACTACCTGAAAAATCCTTTCGTCGACCTAATTTTTTATGACAGATTAAAATGGTCTTCAAATATTTATCTATCAAACACTAACTCAAAATATCTGCAAAGTTGTCGCCACCTTAGCGGCAGCCCCTAGCACGCGGACACATCGATCTAGACGCCATGCAACACGTTTTCGATCAGGTGCATTAGTACCACTATATTGATCACATCAGCCGATGCTTCCATCAATCAATCATCAATGGTATAAAGGACCCTCGATGATCACATCATATGCACATATTAGCATAGGGGAGTTGGCCATCTTGTAATTGATTATACCATTTATACGTATATGCACTCCATGGAAAGAACGGGACAAGAAGTACTGCTACCTGAGCTTTTAATCGTCCTAAACATACTTGTGATTTGGCATTGATTACTCTACAAGTTTACAACGAGATGGGGAGCTCGCCGATCTTTGGAACCAGGCTGGCTCCGCATGCCTCGCTTCCCTCGAGTGGGAGCTCATAGGAGAAGGAACTCTCTCACTGGGAGGCCGACACGGTCATTCCCGTTGAATCGGTCCCTCACATATCTTCTTTGACTCAAAGCTCAAGCTAATATACATGTCTTTGCCTGCTGACCAACTGACCGTCAACTGCAACAACACATGCAGTAATGTCGCAAAAGCTAGGTAGATGCTTTCTACCGGACCATATAGTATTTGacacatactccctctgtaaagaatcgAAACACTCTTATATTTATTTATAAAGGGAGTACTATTTTCAAGTTGAATATATTTTTAGGTAACCTACATCTTTCTTACCCTTCACCGTCGATGGTATCAAAATTTTCCATGTGCATGATCCCACCCAAATATATTCGATGCAACATCACAACTTTCTATTGCGGCTATAATGATTACTATCAAGGGATGTGGACACTAGTTCCACGAGGAGCACTTGGTTATATAACCCAGATACAAGCAAATCAAAATCATTAATTTTGCTGCCAAGGAAAGTAAAACAGATCGAGGCTGCAGTTATTAAGATGGCACTCAGAGTAGACTTTGACCTCCATCTCTCCTTTCTAACTGGCATTTGCTCGGTATGATGACGGAAATCACAAGGCCGTGTACATAATAAAACTTGCAAGAGGGCAGAAGAAAACTTGCAAAAGGGCAGAAGGATGAATAGGTTGATGACAATGACAAGATGGAGAAATTGTGATAAGTGGTCAAACATAATTTTGTtaccccgttgcaatgcacgggctcttttgctagctaTGAATCAATAAAAGTGTCTTTTATCGAGAAAAGAGCcacaaaggaaaataaaaatagttAACATATCAAATACAATGAATGGCTAGCAGTTGGAAAAATGACCGGAAATTCGCAGGGGCAAGCAAGTGAGAGAGCATGCACCTGCCTAGCCCTGGCTGGCCGCTTGTTTTCCTTGCGTTTTACAAAGTAGTTGGATCCCACACGAGTGCACCATAACTTTTAAGTTTTAATATCTAAAACTTAAGACTTTGCATCTGAAACTTACGATTTTCTCTGGTCGTTTGTATCAAGTTTCAAGGTGAACTTTAAGCAAATTTGTTGTCAGTTGCAGGTACTTCATTTGTGATTTTGCCGGTCGCTCATACTAAGTTTCAAAAGTTAAAACTTaactttttcttcaaaaaaattgtcaaaacATATGCAAAACGGATCTTATTTGAAAGCATTCGTCACGAGAAACACGAATATGAAAACATAACTTAATTGGTGAACACCCGTCCTTAAAGTTTGTATCTCACTTGGCTTAAAATTTCAATTTTTCATGATTTCGTCGCCAGGATTTGACTTCAAGTTTCCTGAGGACATACAGATGaatacaaacttgttagtgcatacAAAGTTGTCTACATGGTGGTGGAGAAAAGCCTTTCAAATTCGAGTGTCAGCCGACGTGGTGAAGCGTTGTGCGCCCATTGCCCAAGCAGCGTTGTTTTTAGTTGCCGGGGCCCAAGTGGCGGTTTAGACTACCCATGGATGGTATCTCATTTGTTCTCTACATGCAGACCATGCTCCTAAGTTGCATAAATGGAAACTGAGAATGTTGATCTCTTGGGTTCATCGAGATCAAGACCAGCCCTATGGTTGCTAGACGACCTTACGCAGAAGGTCGACATGGACAGGATTCCATCTAGTCTATCAATTTCCGCAGCAAACCGAAGTAGCCATATTATTATTTTTTTGACAGGACACGCCGAAAATAGCTATACCGGCAACAAATCGTCTGAGTCAGCCTAAAAACAAACACTAGATACATACCGCTCCTTTAATTTTGCTTAAAATCACATCGATGTTTGTGTGGCACGCATAGCTATATATTTCCGAGATATCCATGAGACTGGAATTATAGTACTAATAAATGAAACATATAGCTATATAAATAGTGATTGACTGCGAGAGATCGAACTCTGCCCAAGCGGGCTAAGATAATTTCTGGTTTTCTtaatgacatgttctcttcttttgtgATTGTTGATCGTTATTATTTTGTCGAATACTTTGGACTTGATACCGTGCAAATTGAAAAATATTCAGTCATAGTGAAAGATAGTCCCCAAGGGAAAAGTCCATGGAAAGTTACAAGGTGATGGACCAAAGCCTCTTCGAGTTTCGGCCGACAAGGCGAAGCACATGACAATATCTGTTACAAAACGAAGCGGGCATGGAGGCTATCCCATTATTCTCTATACATGCTAGTCATGCTCCTAAGTTGCATAAAGGGGAAGTTGAGGAAAGctatcagcaagattcggcacctcTTGCGCATTGGGGCAGTTCGCACCATTGGCAACTACAAGTCTATGGTCCTTTGGTTAGACCAACGAATTTGTCACGCCCCTCTCGCGAGCGAGTTCCATGGAGTGTTCTCCATCGCCCGCGACCCCAGACGCCTTGGTTAGTAACATTTGGAGCCTCTGTTCCACCAATCCTTGCGACCTGATGAGAGGGGTGAACAAAGACGATTAGTAACCTTGTTAACTATTGTATCACCATCGAACATGGACTACTCATTTCATTGGACGTTAGAGCCTTCTGGCCAGTTCTCGACTAGCTCCCCTTATAGAGCGTTGCATGATGGGGGGGCCATATTCTAGGTCATGGACATATGGAAGGTCAAGCTCCCAACCAAGATCAAATTATTTCTATGGTAATATATCTGCGATCCGCTTCCTAGTGGAGTTGAAGCCCAGAATGGCCCCGATGACATCCTTTTGCACTTTATGTGGTGCAATGGAGGATAGTGATCACATCTTTTTCTCCTGCATTAGAGAGGTGTAGTTGGACTCCGGCTTCGTTTATGGATATCCACACCCACCCTTAGTAGTAGACTGTTTGGCTCCGCTCGTACTATTACGTTGCTTGGTTTCGTGGTTATAGCTTGGGTTGTATGGCGAATCCGTAACAAAGCTCGCACTGAAGGTATGTCCATCAAGCACCATGTTGATGGCATTTACAAAATGACTATCTTTCTACAGCTATGGAAGCAGTTTGGCAGGATCCAGGACTTGTCGATCATTGAAGCCTTCAGTCGCCGTCTTCGCATGCATTCTTCGGCTTCTTTGGCTCTCAGGGAGGGGACCGTGGTCATGTCCACTGATTGGTCATCAACCTTGAGCGCAGGGGCCTTTGGGTTTGCACCGCATGTGTGGGCTGTTGAACCACCCGCCCTTTTGAGGGTTTGTAGTAGCACTTACATTTTCTGTTACTGTTGAACCTGTAAACCGTAAGGGCTTCAGTTCATTAAAGCCGAGCAAGCGTCTCTTTTCCAAAAAAAAAGCGAAGCAAAAATTCAGGAGAGCAACGGTCCCGACAGCGGTATCGGCCACTCTAGTCCATCCAAATCAAGATCAACTATATCACAGTTCAACCTCAATGCGAAAGGGCGACATGGACATGATTCTTGGTAGTGATCCATGATCTATCACAACACCTCTTATTTGCGGCAAGCCAGAATAGATACGAAAGGGATCGTCGTCAACTTCTATATGAAGCAGCTACTTCCATTGTCTAAAAGCAGACACTAGACACCCTTAAATTCAAACATTCTCCAACTCACAAAAAGGAAAATCAGCCCTTCAATATTTGATTTCAACGTCAACGAGAGAGAACCAGTCAAAGCAAGGAGACAGTCCTAGGTACGGAGTAACAAATCAAGAGTCACCAGAACAAAATATATACACAAAGGTAAAGCTGGATCACATCAGAGTACTCCAAATGGCGCACGGTACATTGAATTAAAGTATGATCCATCTACCAAGTGATGactaacaagaagaagaacaatgctacAACTTGATCTGGAACAAGGATATCTGCCGTTTCCACTCCACACATCATCCATTCATTGATTCGCGCTGGAGTTTTCACCGCAGTCACACAACTGGCGTTAACACAGAAAGAAGGAAAATCAAGACACATAAGGTTGGAACTAATTTCATAAGACAACATAACCACTGGTGCAGGAAAAAAACATACCACCGATCAATACGGCCCCATGGTGGACCAGGTCACTGTAACCTCAGCTTTGAACTCGTCACAGATCGATACTTTACTACTGGCAAATGAACATTTCTGTGAAATGAAAGTGAGGAAACAGGAATATGTCTTTGGTTCCGGCTCTTCATCCATCACAACATCAGGCCTTTGGTATTGCGCCGACGCTGCATTCCCGGGCACAAACCTCCTCACACACCCCTTGCGCACAGTATCCATAGAGGTGATGTCAAATTTAAGCTTTAGCTCATGACCCAGTTGGACAGTAACAACTGATGATATAGGGAGCACTGATTGTGCAGGAGAAGAATCAGTAGACCCATCATACAGCACAATTGCATCTGAAAGTCCACTTGTAAATGCAGTCACTGCCTTCAGGCCCCAAGCTGGACTAGCCATTGGAATCTCAATGTCAACTGTTGCTTCGATGCCCTGCCTAAGGAAAGCATAATGGAAGTCCACTGGGCCAATCTTGCCAAAAAGCCTCGACTTCAGTGTAGTGCCACGCAGAATCATGTGATCTGTATATTCAATGCAACCATCAGCTAATACATAATCCATCTCAGCGTTGTCACTGCCATTAGACTTGACCTTCAGGCTGTACTCAAGAAGAACACCATCGAGAATAGAGTTCCCACGAACAGGAGATATGAGCGGCAACCTCCGGGAATCCTATTTTAAGTACAAAAGAAATGCTCAATCAATGGTAATCTTTTGAATGACAGAAAGAGAATGCCAGTAGGAATCAGGGATCTTAAATTTCAAGTATAACTAGCACTACTGTTACACCAAACTCATTACTTTATAATAACATGTTGCGTTGAGGTGTTGCCAGCAAACACATTTCCTGCTCCTTGCACATATATAAAGTCTGATGTGTATAAGTACATAATGCATCCTCGTAGATTACAGGATAGTGGACTGTCATCTAAAGTATATAAGTATGTAATAATGCACATGCTAAGAAATTATAGAATAACCTGAATGATATTTACATAATTTAATAATACCATATATTAGTTTCATTACGGTTCAATGCTCTTAATATGCACATAACAAATCAAGATACCTGACTGCATTGGTTGTACAATTCCTCATTACATACACCAGTTTTAATTCTAGGCAGGCTCTTCTAAGCTGCATTATTCTAATAAGATTAAAAAAAATGAGACAAAGTAGGACTAGCCCTTCGCagcatatttttatagaagaaaaGACGTGAGCGCCCCGCGGAGTCTGAGACTCTAACATGTTTGGGCTGCGTGTGCACTCGAACAGCTTACAGAGCGACACTATGTTCTAGTTATACTAACAAGATCATGTCACCATTTGAAGAGAAAACTTAAACAAATGATCATATTTTACTCAAACCACATTAACTGACCGGTGTTATCTCGTGCGCCTGCTCTCTAGGACAGTTGAAGATGTAATTTCGCAGACAATCCAACTCATCCCGGATAGCAATGAATCCATATACTAGCATGCTCTGATCACCCAGGAAGTCGCCAACATATCTGAATGAGAATATTTGGAGCATAGTCAATACCGGGTAGTCTTTTCTTGGCTCTGTGAATCGTTTGCTTGTAAGGGGGGCTGAAAGAagtacagaaaaggaaaatcagcaGTACAACAGTATATAGATGCTTAATTGAAGATGATAATGGTAGAAATTTCACTTGGATTGGTGTCGTCCAATGCATAGAGTCTGTAGTACGTGAAAAAGGAAGCTGGTTCTGGACATCGTGGTTGAATAGAAACAGTGAAGAACTGATCCTTCTCAGGAAGGGTTGCATTTAGCTCATCGATCTTCTTCCAATACTCTCTGATTTCTTCCATATACTTGTCCAAATTTTTCATAGCTGGCTCTGAGGACAACAAGAAGAAATCATCAGTTCATCATGCCAATAGAAAAGAACATGTTGGAACTGAAACCAGCAAATAGGAGAAAGAATTACAAAGCTTGCAAATTCTGTAAACCATAGACATAATAAATGCTACCTCCCATCCATATTAatcgtcgctgatttagtacatccCCCCGATCCGTATTAATCGTCCCTGATTTTAGTGTACTAAATCTgcaacaattaatatggatcggaggtagTATTAAAATTGTGAAAGAACAGCAGAGCTGATATATTAGCGCTGCTATTAAGAACTCTCACAGATAACTACGCTGCTATTGATCGAATaatcaaacaaataaaaaaagCATATTTTGGGCATTTGATTCTAGTTTACATCCAACTGAAGAAAACTTTGCATGCTTAAACATCAGGAATCATACGATACGAGCGAGCGGACAAACAATTAGtagctctctctctatatatagatACACTAGTGTACCCGAAGAGCAGGAATTTTGCAGCTTAAACGTCAGGAATCATATCTGAATGAAAATTTTGCATGCTGAAACACAGATATATAGGGATGGCCAGAGGTCACCAATAAGGGCCCTCTGTTGAGGGTTCACCACCAGCGGACAAGGTCGTTCAGCCAGAGCGAGCCTCGTCTCCCATGGTACCTCCGAAAGGTCTGGCCGCTCCAGGCTAACATCGGACACAGACAGGCTCGTCTCCGGAGGCATGGCCGAATCGAAGCGACGCTCCCCGTCTGGGGCTGGGATCGGTGGCGTCTCTGTGCGGGGCGGCGGCTGGGGTGCCGGGAATCCTCGCCTGAAGGGACGCCGAGTTGGGCCAGCCCAGACGAACGGGAGCTACAACctcgttttttcttttgttttttacttttGTTCGTAGTTGCAATTATTCTgaataaatatattacaaaaaattacataaaaaatttgaatttttttgtgaaacaagtatttcaaaaatggtaaatgtgtatagagaaaatgtttctcatgtatacgaAAAATATATACAATCTGTGTGAAAAAGTTGAACaggtatttgaaaaaaaaattatcaagcatttGAAAAGGTTGGAAATGTATTCAAAAAAATGTTAATATTTTATTTTAATAACGTTCATCAATCGTTTGGAAAACTTCAAATATGTATAGAGAAAATGTTGATCATTTATTAAAACAaatttaatcttgtatttgaaaaatattaatctaCCATTCTAAAAAAATCTTAAATATATAAGGACAAAA encodes:
- the LOC119350651 gene encoding uncharacterized protein LOC119350651; protein product: MPPETSLSVSDVSLERPDLSEVPWETRLALAERPCPLVVNPQQRALIEPAMKNLDKYMEEIREYWKKIDELNATLPEKDQFFTVSIQPRCPEPASFFTYYRLYALDDTNPTPLTSKRFTEPRKDYPVLTMLQIFSFRYVGDFLGDQSMLVYGFIAIRDELDCLRNYIFNCPREQAHEITPDSRRLPLISPVRGNSILDGVLLEYSLKVKSNGSDNAEMDYVLADGCIEYTDHMILRGTTLKSRLFGKIGPVDFHYAFLRQGIEATVDIEIPMASPAWGLKAVTAFTSGLSDAIVLYDGSTDSSPAQSVLPISSVVTVQLGHELKLKFDITSMDTVRKGCVRRFVPGNAASAQYQRPDVVMDEEPEPKTYSCFLTFISQKCSFASSKVSICDEFKAEVTVTWSTMGPY